One genomic segment of Ctenopharyngodon idella isolate HZGC_01 chromosome 7, HZGC01, whole genome shotgun sequence includes these proteins:
- the sec24d gene encoding protein transport protein Sec24D isoform X1 translates to MSQQGYVATPPYSQAQAGMGGYSTGFGNPPPQSHYGAYGSPPQGYSAPPTGVLKPPASSPSGMPPPPVSSQYGANIQQNGAHPHSFAPPAASAPSMSPYGQPPQSVYQSMAQAPPPTQQLTNQMSSMNIAGYGQRPMQSPLSSAAPQQFQTSPPSAMGHPPPAMGHPPLSPPGQQPPSLGSPPPMATMGSMPAPPMGMSGPPGPGVHQPPLGPQGYQQQPGSPIAGPYGAQMAGPQMAGPQTGAYPGGFPGGPSQMAGPPQKKLDPDSIPSTTQVIEDDQAKRGGQVYVTNVRGQVPPLVTTDFTVQDQGNASPRFMRCTTYSFPCTADLAKQCKVPLAAIIKPFATVPKNETPLYIVNHGETGPIRCNRCKAYMCPYMQFIDGGRRYQCGFCSCINEVPVQYFQHLDHMGRRMDLYERPELSLGSYEFIATLDYCKNNKPPNPPAYIFMIDVSYNNIKSGLVKLICEELKTLLDRLPKEEGAESSAIKVGFVTYNKILHFYNVKSALAQPQMMVVSDVAEMFVPLLDGFLVNFQESQAVINNLLDQIPDMFADTNESETVFAPVMQAGVEALKAAECSGKLFIFHSSIPTAEAPGKLKNRDDKKLVGTEKEKTLFQPQRGVYEQLTKDCVAQGCCVDLFLFPNQYVDMATMGDVPSHTGGSVYKYSNFQVEVNGQHFLSDLRRDVEKSIGFDAVMRVRTGTGFRATDFFGAVHMSNTTDVEMAAVDCDKAVTVEFKHDDTLSEESGAVMQCALLYTTIGGQRRLRIHNLSLNCSSQLSELYKSCETDALINFFAKSAYRAMLNQPLKTVRDILVNQTAHMLACYRKNCASPSAASQLILPDAMKVFPVYMNSLLKTPSLVGSTELSTDDRAFHRLMVMAMGVEETQVLLYPRLIPLHTMDVSNDSIPAPVRCSEERLSESGMFLLENGLSMFLWMGQGCPPDLIQNLFNVPSLGHLTAEGQTSLPVLDNAHSRKLHSIISSISQQRATSMKLLIVKQKDRAEMLFRQHLVEDKGLHGGASYMDFLCYVHREIRQLLT, encoded by the exons ATGAGTCAGCAAGGTTATGTTGCCACCCCTCCATACTCCCAGGCTCAGGCTGGAATGGGGGGATACTCTACTGGATTTGGGAACCCCCCACCTCAGTCGCATTATGGGGCCTATGGATCTCCACCACAGGGTTATTCTGCCCCACCGACAG GTGTGCTCAAGCCACCTGCCTCTTCTCCTTCTGGGATGCCTCCACCACCAGTATCCAGCCAGTATGGTGCTAACATTCAGCAGAACGGGGCCCATCCCCACAG TTTCGCTCCTCCTGCTGCTTCAGCTCCATCCATGTCTCCTTATGGGCAGCCTCCTCAGAGTGTTTATCAAAGTATGGCACAAGCCCCACCTCCAACTCAACAGCTGACCAATCAAATGAGTAGCATGAACATTGCAGGATATG GTCAAAGGCCCATGCAGTCTCCTTTAAGCTCAGCAGCACCACAACAATTTCAGACGTCACCACCATCTGCAATGGGACATCCTCCACCTGCAATGGGACATCCTCCACTTTCTCCACCTGGACAACAGCCACCTTCATTAGGATCTCCTCCACCAATGGCCACTATGGGTTCTATGCCAGCTCCACCTATGGGAATGTCTGGCCCACCTGGACCAGGTGTCCACCAACCACCACTTGGACCCCAAGGCTATCAACAGCAACCAG GGAGCCCGATTGCAGGCCCGTATGGTGCACAAATGGCAGGACCACAGATGGCAGGGCCACAAACAGGCGCTTACCCAGGAGGCTTCCCTGGAGGTCCATCCCAAATGGCCGGCCCTCCTCAGAAGAAGCTGGACCCGGACTCTATTCCAAGCacg ACGCAAGTGATTGAGGATGACCAGGCTAAGAGAGGAGGCCAGGTGTATGTCACAAACGTCAGGGGTCAGGTGCCTCCACTGGTCACCACAGATTTCACAGTACAGGATCAAG GGAATGCCAGCCCAAGGTTCATGCGGTGCACAACATATTCCTTCCCCTGCACTGCTGACCTTGCAAAGCAGTGCAAAGTGCCTCTGGCAGCCATTATCAAACCCTTCGCTACCGTGCCCAAAAATGAG ACTCCTCTGTACATTGTAAATCATGGTGAGACCGGACCGATCCGCTGCAACCGCTGTAAGGCCTACATGTGTCCTTACATGCAGTTTATCGATGGAGGACGACGCTACCAGTGTGGCTTCTGCAGCTGTATTAATGAAG TTCCAGTGCAGTATTTCCAGCATCTGGACCATATGGGGAGAAGAATGGATCTGTATGAGAGACCAGAACTGTCTTTGGGCTCATACGAGTTCATTGCCACGTTGGATTACTGCAAG AATAATAAGCCTCCTAATCCTCCTGCCTACATCTTCATGATCGATGTCTCCTACAACAACATAAAAAGTGGACTTGTCAAACTAATATGTGAGGAACTGAAGACATTGCTTGACCGACTTCCAAA agagGAGGGAGCTGAAAGTTCAGCCATCAAAGTGGGCTTTGTGACCTACAATAAGATCCTGCACTTCTACAATGTGAAGAGTGCTCTGGCCCAGCCGCAGATGATGGTGGTCTCTGATGTGGCTGAGATGTTTGTACCACTTCTCGATGGATTCCTCGTCAACTTCCAGGAGTCTCAGGCTGTCATCAACAA cCTTTTAGATCAGATCCCTGACATGTTTGCTGACACCAACGAGAGTGAGACTGTTTTTGCACCAGTCATGCAAGCTGGTGTGGAGGCCCTAAAG gCAGCTGAATGCAGTGGCAAACTCTTcatcttccactcctccatccCAACAGCAGAGGCTCCAGGAAAACTGAAAAACAGAGATGACAAAAAACTAGTCGGTACAGAAAAGGAGAAG ACTCTGTTCCAGCCTCAGCGAGGTGTATATGAGCAGCTCACCAAAGACTGTGTGGCACAGGGCTGTTGTGTCGACCTCTTCCTGTTTCCCAACCAGTATGTGGATATGGCTACCATGGGCGACGTGCCCTCACATACTGGAGGCTCGGTCTACAAGTACAGCAACTTCCAG GTGGAGGTTAATGGTCAGCATTTTCTCAGTGACCTCAGGAGAGATGTGGAGAAGTCCATCGGATTCGATGCCGTCATGCGTGTCCGTACTGGCACAG GCTTCAGGGCAACAGATTTCTTTGGTGCCGTACACATGAGCAACACTACAGATGTGGAAATGGCAGCAGTGGACTGCGACAAGGCCGTGACGGTGGAGTTTAAACATGACGACACACTCAGCGAGGAGTCTGGAGCTGTGATGCAG TGTGCTCTGCTCTACACCACCATCGGTGGACAGAGGAGGCTGCGAATTCACAACCTCAGTCTGAACTGCAGCTCACAGCTCTCTGAGCTCTACAAAAGCTGTGAGACAGATGCCCTCATCAACTTCTTCGCCAAGTCAG CATATCGGGCCATGCTCAACCAGCCACTGAAGACAGTGAGGGATATCCTGGTAAACCAGACGGCTCACATGCTGGCCTGCTACAGGAAGAACTGCGCCAGTCCATCAGCAGCCAGCCAG CTAATCCTGCCTGATGCGATGAAGGTGTTTCCAGTCTACATGAACAGTCTGTTGAAGACTCCATCTCTAGTAGGCAGTACTGAGCTCTCCACGGATGACAGAGCCTTCCACAGACTCATGGTTATGGCGATGGGAGTGGAGGAAACCCAGGTCCTACTCTACCCTCGGCTCATCCCGCTG cacaCTATGGATGTGTCCAACGACTCGATCCCGGCTCCAGTGCGCTGTTCTGAGGAGCGGCTCAGTGAGTCAGGCATGTTCCTGTTGGAAAACGGGCTCTCTATGTTCCTCTGGATGGGACAGGGCTGCCCACCTGACCTCATCCAGAACCTGTTCAATGTGCCCTCTCTTGGCCACCTGACCGCAGAAGGG CAGACGTCATTACCTGTGCTGGATAATGCTCATTCCAGGAAGCTCCATTCAATCATCTCCAGCATTTCACAGCAGAGGGCCACATCCATGAAG CTGCTGATAGTGAAGCAGAAGGACCGAGCAGAGATGTTGTTCCGTCAGCACCTGGTGGAGGATAAGGGTCTTCACGGAGGGGCGTCTTATATGGACTTCCTGTGCTACGTCCACCGTGAGATTAGGCAGCTGCTTACTtaa
- the sec24d gene encoding protein transport protein Sec24D isoform X2, producing MSQQGYVATPPYSQAQAGMGGYSTGFGNPPPQSHYGAYGSPPQGYSAPPTGVLKPPASSPSGMPPPPVSSQYGANIQQNGAHPHSFAPPAASAPSMSPYGQPPQSVYQSMAQAPPPTQQLTNQMSSMNIAGYGQRPMQSPLSSAAPQQFQTSPPSAMGHPPPAMGHPPLSPPGQQPPSLGSPPPMATMGSMPAPPMGMSGPPGPGVHQPPLGPQGYQQQPGSPIAGPYGAQMAGPQMAGPQTGAYPGGFPGGPSQMAGPPQKKLDPDSIPSTTQVIEDDQAKRGGQVYVTNVRGQVPPLVTTDFTVQDQGNASPRFMRCTTYSFPCTADLAKQCKVPLAAIIKPFATVPKNETPLYIVNHGETGPIRCNRCKAYMCPYMQFIDGGRRYQCGFCSCINEVPVQYFQHLDHMGRRMDLYERPELSLGSYEFIATLDYCKNNKPPNPPAYIFMIDVSYNNIKSGLVKLICEELKTLLDRLPKEEGAESSAIKVGFVTYNKILHFYNVKSALAQPQMMVVSDVAEMFVPLLDGFLVNFQESQAVINNLLDQIPDMFADTNESETVFAPVMQAGVEALKAAECSGKLFIFHSSIPTAEAPGKLKNRDDKKLVGTEKEKTLFQPQRGVYEQLTKDCVAQGCCVDLFLFPNQYVDMATMGDVPSHTGGSVYKYSNFQVEVNGQHFLSDLRRDVEKSIGFDAVMRVRTGTGFRATDFFGAVHMSNTTDVEMAAVDCDKAVTVEFKHDDTLSEESGAVMQCALLYTTIGGQRRLRIHNLSLNCSSQLSELYKSCETDALINFFAKSAYRAMLNQPLKTVRDILVNQTAHMLACYRKNCASPSAASQLILPDAMKVFPVYMNSLLKTPSLVGSTELSTDDRAFHRLMVMAMGVEETQVLLYPRLIPLHTMDVSNDSIPAPVRCSEERLSESGMFLLENGLSMFLWMGQGCPPDLIQNLFNVPSLGHLTAEGTSLPVLDNAHSRKLHSIISSISQQRATSMKLLIVKQKDRAEMLFRQHLVEDKGLHGGASYMDFLCYVHREIRQLLT from the exons ATGAGTCAGCAAGGTTATGTTGCCACCCCTCCATACTCCCAGGCTCAGGCTGGAATGGGGGGATACTCTACTGGATTTGGGAACCCCCCACCTCAGTCGCATTATGGGGCCTATGGATCTCCACCACAGGGTTATTCTGCCCCACCGACAG GTGTGCTCAAGCCACCTGCCTCTTCTCCTTCTGGGATGCCTCCACCACCAGTATCCAGCCAGTATGGTGCTAACATTCAGCAGAACGGGGCCCATCCCCACAG TTTCGCTCCTCCTGCTGCTTCAGCTCCATCCATGTCTCCTTATGGGCAGCCTCCTCAGAGTGTTTATCAAAGTATGGCACAAGCCCCACCTCCAACTCAACAGCTGACCAATCAAATGAGTAGCATGAACATTGCAGGATATG GTCAAAGGCCCATGCAGTCTCCTTTAAGCTCAGCAGCACCACAACAATTTCAGACGTCACCACCATCTGCAATGGGACATCCTCCACCTGCAATGGGACATCCTCCACTTTCTCCACCTGGACAACAGCCACCTTCATTAGGATCTCCTCCACCAATGGCCACTATGGGTTCTATGCCAGCTCCACCTATGGGAATGTCTGGCCCACCTGGACCAGGTGTCCACCAACCACCACTTGGACCCCAAGGCTATCAACAGCAACCAG GGAGCCCGATTGCAGGCCCGTATGGTGCACAAATGGCAGGACCACAGATGGCAGGGCCACAAACAGGCGCTTACCCAGGAGGCTTCCCTGGAGGTCCATCCCAAATGGCCGGCCCTCCTCAGAAGAAGCTGGACCCGGACTCTATTCCAAGCacg ACGCAAGTGATTGAGGATGACCAGGCTAAGAGAGGAGGCCAGGTGTATGTCACAAACGTCAGGGGTCAGGTGCCTCCACTGGTCACCACAGATTTCACAGTACAGGATCAAG GGAATGCCAGCCCAAGGTTCATGCGGTGCACAACATATTCCTTCCCCTGCACTGCTGACCTTGCAAAGCAGTGCAAAGTGCCTCTGGCAGCCATTATCAAACCCTTCGCTACCGTGCCCAAAAATGAG ACTCCTCTGTACATTGTAAATCATGGTGAGACCGGACCGATCCGCTGCAACCGCTGTAAGGCCTACATGTGTCCTTACATGCAGTTTATCGATGGAGGACGACGCTACCAGTGTGGCTTCTGCAGCTGTATTAATGAAG TTCCAGTGCAGTATTTCCAGCATCTGGACCATATGGGGAGAAGAATGGATCTGTATGAGAGACCAGAACTGTCTTTGGGCTCATACGAGTTCATTGCCACGTTGGATTACTGCAAG AATAATAAGCCTCCTAATCCTCCTGCCTACATCTTCATGATCGATGTCTCCTACAACAACATAAAAAGTGGACTTGTCAAACTAATATGTGAGGAACTGAAGACATTGCTTGACCGACTTCCAAA agagGAGGGAGCTGAAAGTTCAGCCATCAAAGTGGGCTTTGTGACCTACAATAAGATCCTGCACTTCTACAATGTGAAGAGTGCTCTGGCCCAGCCGCAGATGATGGTGGTCTCTGATGTGGCTGAGATGTTTGTACCACTTCTCGATGGATTCCTCGTCAACTTCCAGGAGTCTCAGGCTGTCATCAACAA cCTTTTAGATCAGATCCCTGACATGTTTGCTGACACCAACGAGAGTGAGACTGTTTTTGCACCAGTCATGCAAGCTGGTGTGGAGGCCCTAAAG gCAGCTGAATGCAGTGGCAAACTCTTcatcttccactcctccatccCAACAGCAGAGGCTCCAGGAAAACTGAAAAACAGAGATGACAAAAAACTAGTCGGTACAGAAAAGGAGAAG ACTCTGTTCCAGCCTCAGCGAGGTGTATATGAGCAGCTCACCAAAGACTGTGTGGCACAGGGCTGTTGTGTCGACCTCTTCCTGTTTCCCAACCAGTATGTGGATATGGCTACCATGGGCGACGTGCCCTCACATACTGGAGGCTCGGTCTACAAGTACAGCAACTTCCAG GTGGAGGTTAATGGTCAGCATTTTCTCAGTGACCTCAGGAGAGATGTGGAGAAGTCCATCGGATTCGATGCCGTCATGCGTGTCCGTACTGGCACAG GCTTCAGGGCAACAGATTTCTTTGGTGCCGTACACATGAGCAACACTACAGATGTGGAAATGGCAGCAGTGGACTGCGACAAGGCCGTGACGGTGGAGTTTAAACATGACGACACACTCAGCGAGGAGTCTGGAGCTGTGATGCAG TGTGCTCTGCTCTACACCACCATCGGTGGACAGAGGAGGCTGCGAATTCACAACCTCAGTCTGAACTGCAGCTCACAGCTCTCTGAGCTCTACAAAAGCTGTGAGACAGATGCCCTCATCAACTTCTTCGCCAAGTCAG CATATCGGGCCATGCTCAACCAGCCACTGAAGACAGTGAGGGATATCCTGGTAAACCAGACGGCTCACATGCTGGCCTGCTACAGGAAGAACTGCGCCAGTCCATCAGCAGCCAGCCAG CTAATCCTGCCTGATGCGATGAAGGTGTTTCCAGTCTACATGAACAGTCTGTTGAAGACTCCATCTCTAGTAGGCAGTACTGAGCTCTCCACGGATGACAGAGCCTTCCACAGACTCATGGTTATGGCGATGGGAGTGGAGGAAACCCAGGTCCTACTCTACCCTCGGCTCATCCCGCTG cacaCTATGGATGTGTCCAACGACTCGATCCCGGCTCCAGTGCGCTGTTCTGAGGAGCGGCTCAGTGAGTCAGGCATGTTCCTGTTGGAAAACGGGCTCTCTATGTTCCTCTGGATGGGACAGGGCTGCCCACCTGACCTCATCCAGAACCTGTTCAATGTGCCCTCTCTTGGCCACCTGACCGCAGAAGGG ACGTCATTACCTGTGCTGGATAATGCTCATTCCAGGAAGCTCCATTCAATCATCTCCAGCATTTCACAGCAGAGGGCCACATCCATGAAG CTGCTGATAGTGAAGCAGAAGGACCGAGCAGAGATGTTGTTCCGTCAGCACCTGGTGGAGGATAAGGGTCTTCACGGAGGGGCGTCTTATATGGACTTCCTGTGCTACGTCCACCGTGAGATTAGGCAGCTGCTTACTtaa